A single region of the Thermotoga profunda AZM34c06 genome encodes:
- a CDS encoding DUF47 domain-containing protein — MTRFVGKMFPKQSPLRLLYEHALVTENAAQFIMPALKNYFDNQPIDQMCSEVDMLEDKADELKVMIRESYSKLKFVYFDRVDVLTILHEEDAVIDAVDDFLKSLTLNKLEKPLNKEIRDLIFELAEDSLDSVHMMAMAIGDLLTLVESSFSRSIASEEDKLATKVETNESQTDRISLELGKKIYSMKNTIHPVDLYFLEKLVRLLTRIADHAENVAERIRMITHI, encoded by the coding sequence TTGACACGCTTTGTTGGAAAGATGTTTCCAAAGCAATCGCCATTGAGATTACTCTATGAACATGCACTTGTGACAGAAAATGCCGCACAGTTCATAATGCCAGCTTTGAAAAATTATTTTGACAATCAACCGATCGATCAAATGTGTTCTGAGGTAGATATGCTTGAGGATAAAGCTGATGAACTCAAAGTAATGATCAGAGAGAGCTATTCAAAGCTCAAATTTGTTTACTTTGACAGAGTTGATGTCCTCACAATTCTCCATGAAGAAGACGCTGTGATAGATGCTGTAGATGATTTTCTCAAGTCATTGACTCTGAATAAACTCGAAAAGCCTCTCAATAAAGAAATAAGAGATCTGATCTTTGAACTTGCAGAAGACAGTCTTGACTCGGTACACATGATGGCCATGGCAATAGGTGATTTGCTCACATTGGTAGAATCTTCTTTTTCTCGTTCAATAGCTTCTGAAGAGGACAAGCTTGCAACCAAGGTGGAAACAAACGAATCCCAAACAGATAGAATATCCCTTGAGCTGGGTAAGAAGATCTATTCCATGAAGAACACCATACACCCTGTTGATCTATATTTCCTTGAGAAGCTGGTCAGATTACTCACAAGGATAGCGGATCATGCCGAAAATGTCGCGGAAAGGATACGAATGATAACTCACATTTGA
- a CDS encoding DUF401 family protein, with product MTTLSVLVSLASVIVFQRITKKLIISMIAGFAIFAAINRQIIFGFSKLFLASISDISFITLLPSIFLIYFLGELMNVSRDADHFSSSVQKLFQDTRSAAVLMPAIVGLMPMPAGAMFTAPMVDQIGLGMDNLQKTTVNYWFRHCLEFFWPVYPAMYLLSSLVNIPLGIISLKLSPLFVISFLIGWIYLNGFTLPKMRRIQKEDLKKMWPLLIILSTGFMILIFKIDGWLALSIASSFYAILRSKFVWKPLINSFKKMDIVPILIVVFLYKHSMIDLGIGQKMNSELSKAGFGMLVISIVLPLVIGMSTGLTSGAVGVYLPIVIGMGASNLAIIVYVFSVIGVLLSPVHLCLVLTCQYFKVDFLKVLKRVFVPIIIVAISAILLYSW from the coding sequence GTGACAACTCTATCGGTCCTTGTGTCTCTTGCGTCGGTGATTGTTTTTCAAAGAATAACCAAAAAACTGATCATCTCTATGATAGCAGGTTTTGCGATTTTTGCAGCAATCAACCGACAGATCATATTTGGATTTTCAAAATTATTTTTGGCTTCTATCAGTGATATTTCTTTTATAACACTCCTTCCGAGTATTTTCTTAATATATTTTCTTGGGGAACTCATGAATGTTTCAAGAGACGCTGATCATTTCTCAAGCTCTGTTCAAAAATTGTTTCAAGATACGCGATCTGCGGCTGTGTTGATGCCTGCAATAGTAGGACTCATGCCAATGCCTGCAGGAGCAATGTTCACTGCCCCTATGGTTGATCAAATAGGCTTAGGTATGGATAATCTACAAAAAACCACCGTCAATTATTGGTTCCGCCATTGTCTTGAATTCTTCTGGCCTGTTTATCCTGCGATGTATCTTCTGTCAAGCCTTGTGAATATACCATTGGGGATAATTTCTCTTAAATTATCACCTCTTTTTGTGATTTCTTTTCTAATTGGTTGGATTTATCTGAATGGCTTTACATTACCAAAGATGAGACGTATACAAAAAGAAGATTTGAAGAAAATGTGGCCTTTATTGATAATCCTTTCAACGGGTTTCATGATACTAATTTTCAAAATAGATGGTTGGTTAGCATTGTCGATTGCGAGCTCTTTTTATGCGATACTCAGGAGCAAATTCGTCTGGAAGCCTTTAATCAATTCATTTAAAAAAATGGATATCGTACCTATTTTAATTGTAGTCTTTCTTTACAAGCATTCGATGATAGATCTTGGAATTGGTCAGAAAATGAACTCCGAACTTTCAAAGGCTGGTTTTGGGATGCTTGTGATATCAATAGTTCTTCCACTTGTAATAGGTATGTCGACTGGCTTGACGAGTGGAGCGGTAGGAGTATATCTACCAATTGTTATTGGAATGGGCGCGAGTAATTTAGCAATAATTGTCTATGTTTTCTCGGTGATTGGTGTTTTATTATCGCCAGTTCATTTGTGCTTGGTGCTGACTTGTCAGTATTTTAAAGTGGATTTTCTAAAAGTTTTGAAAAGAGTTTTTGTACCGATAATCATAGTCGCGATTTCTGCGATTTTGTTGTACTCTTGGTGA
- a CDS encoding alanyl-tRNA editing protein — MIKIKRVYEENGKFFGVSDQSPFYPDGKGGQLGDRGKIGTANVLGVEEIQNEIIHVLDKFIEPGEHNYAIDESRRFDIAVQHTAQHILSASFLKTIQAKTMSFHMGEEFSTIDLDIPQLTLEALEDVESVANQVVRNCLNVQIVEVERNEAESMNLRKSLSEKVGQIVRVVKIDDFDASACAGFHVKNTGEIGIIKVISWEKTKGALTRVYFVAGNRALRDYSKRVLVLRQLSKLLTSSVDEMTIRVETLLNKIRDQTSLINRLAEETAKIIADNLPERSIGKYKITTYEGFDDVANVLPKYFKSDLLICKTTGGYQFISKDLDCSRLISYLKERVSGVGGGGAKRGSLKTEIGWQELLLLVEEALGVM; from the coding sequence GTGATCAAGATCAAAAGAGTTTATGAAGAAAATGGTAAGTTCTTCGGTGTGAGTGATCAAAGCCCGTTTTATCCCGATGGAAAAGGTGGTCAATTAGGAGATCGTGGTAAGATTGGAACGGCTAATGTGCTTGGAGTGGAAGAAATCCAAAACGAGATAATTCATGTATTAGATAAGTTTATCGAACCTGGTGAGCACAACTACGCCATAGATGAATCAAGACGGTTTGACATAGCTGTGCAACATACGGCACAACATATATTATCCGCTTCATTCTTGAAAACTATTCAAGCAAAAACTATGAGCTTTCACATGGGTGAGGAATTCTCAACGATAGATCTTGACATACCACAACTCACACTTGAAGCTCTCGAAGATGTAGAATCAGTCGCAAACCAAGTTGTGAGAAATTGTCTGAATGTTCAGATAGTAGAAGTAGAAAGGAATGAAGCGGAAAGTATGAACCTTCGAAAATCACTGAGCGAAAAAGTCGGGCAAATTGTTAGAGTTGTCAAAATAGACGATTTCGATGCATCAGCCTGTGCTGGATTTCACGTTAAAAATACAGGTGAAATAGGTATTATCAAGGTAATTTCATGGGAAAAGACCAAAGGTGCACTCACAAGGGTCTATTTTGTGGCAGGAAATAGAGCATTACGTGACTACAGCAAAAGAGTACTCGTTCTGAGACAACTGTCAAAACTACTCACAAGTTCTGTAGATGAAATGACAATCCGAGTTGAAACTTTACTGAATAAGATAAGAGATCAAACATCTTTGATCAATCGCTTAGCCGAGGAGACGGCAAAGATCATTGCCGACAATTTACCCGAAAGATCGATCGGAAAATACAAAATCACAACTTACGAAGGCTTTGATGACGTAGCCAATGTCTTGCCAAAATATTTCAAATCAGATTTGTTGATATGTAAAACAACGGGAGGATATCAATTTATCTCAAAGGATCTTGATTGTTCAAGATTGATAAGCTATTTAAAAGAGCGAGTTTCTGGTGTTGGTGGAGGAGGAGCAAAGCGAGGTTCATTGAAAACCGAGATTGGTTGGCAAGAATTGTTATTACTCGTTGAAGAAGCCTTGGGGGTGATGTAA
- a CDS encoding D-cysteine desulfhydrase family protein has protein sequence MKLTLAKIPTPIEYLSRLSREYNKEIYVKRDDMTELVSSGNKIRKLEFLLADALRKRCDIVFTCGGIQSNHARATAHLSIKLGLKPVLFLRQPQAMDKNSQVPKVEVKTLKGNEPMGAYNQDNGNLLIDKLLGAELITVTVDQYENIDQVYEEHKKDYERKGLKVYTIPEGGSNSLGAMGYVYAAAEIISQVDLDEFDAIYCAVGSGGTYAGLIAGLRYMGYKTKVIGINVTKTSSQRFVEKIEQIVKGMKDFGIDVRIEKKEIEIIDDFSGPAYAIPTESDLDYIKHVASNEGIILDPVYTAKTFRGMIETSKKGQKILFIHTGGLFGLFAQADKFIWK, from the coding sequence ATGAAATTGACTTTGGCAAAAATTCCAACACCTATTGAGTATTTATCAAGATTGAGTCGAGAATACAACAAAGAAATATATGTGAAAAGAGACGATATGACAGAGCTCGTATCAAGTGGTAATAAGATAAGAAAACTTGAATTTTTGCTCGCCGATGCCTTAAGAAAAAGATGTGACATTGTCTTTACCTGTGGTGGCATACAATCAAATCACGCAAGGGCAACTGCTCATCTGTCGATTAAATTAGGTCTCAAACCCGTTTTGTTCCTAAGACAACCCCAGGCAATGGATAAAAATTCACAGGTCCCCAAAGTTGAGGTTAAAACTCTCAAAGGTAACGAACCAATGGGAGCTTACAATCAAGATAACGGGAATTTATTAATCGACAAACTTCTTGGTGCTGAATTGATCACTGTAACAGTAGATCAATATGAAAATATAGACCAAGTTTATGAAGAACATAAAAAGGACTATGAAAGAAAGGGTTTGAAAGTTTACACAATACCAGAAGGTGGCTCTAACTCCTTAGGTGCGATGGGATATGTTTATGCCGCTGCGGAGATAATATCACAAGTGGATTTGGATGAATTCGATGCAATATATTGTGCCGTTGGAAGTGGTGGTACTTATGCCGGATTGATAGCCGGACTGAGATACATGGGTTATAAAACAAAGGTCATAGGAATCAATGTAACAAAAACTTCATCACAACGATTCGTTGAAAAGATAGAACAGATAGTCAAAGGGATGAAAGATTTCGGTATAGATGTACGTATAGAAAAGAAAGAAATAGAGATAATCGATGATTTCAGTGGGCCAGCTTACGCAATCCCAACAGAATCCGATCTGGATTATATAAAACATGTCGCTTCAAATGAAGGGATCATACTCGACCCTGTCTATACCGCAAAGACTTTTCGGGGAATGATAGAGACATCCAAAAAAGGACAGAAAATTTTGTTCATACACACAGGTGGACTTTTTGGATTGTTTGCTCAGGCAGATAAATTCATCTGGAAATGA
- a CDS encoding clostripain-related cysteine peptidase translates to MRRLIFLIGIIPLLCGCVYIIEPKDIVYELTGDLYTARVYHLKVGVKNALGFLMAGTTIKVNGVEYKTDDFGYAVIQLYYEKAGIKELKIEKESIHKTLEIDVKKPSWLIFLWLASDNNLDYQAIRDLEEMKNAARDVSLIILWDSSDESKDGIYVMDGSTPIRIEETGEINSGDGNLLKYYTERFSKIDSNYKALIIWNHGLAWDDRNVYKTKGISYDDQSNDFFTIQEISDNVTGNWDVFGMDACLMGSIEVVYALKDVADYILASAHNIPGTGWDYNFTGSISQSIPLEMCEKIVDSYRDFYSNFQNISLAVYETKYISGAVDLFNEFLSTTNTELQKSSWTTYSSSYCLYDLGEVLESLQATQVWNGFSQVVVYKYLSNSRPKSLATSIFVCKDIEKMNYDSTRFAIDTVWDEFLLGH, encoded by the coding sequence ATGAGAAGATTAATCTTTTTAATTGGAATTATTCCACTACTTTGTGGATGTGTCTATATCATTGAACCAAAGGACATCGTCTATGAGCTCACTGGTGATCTTTATACTGCACGAGTTTATCACCTAAAAGTGGGCGTTAAAAATGCTTTGGGTTTTTTAATGGCTGGTACAACAATCAAGGTCAATGGAGTTGAATACAAAACAGATGACTTTGGCTATGCTGTGATCCAACTTTATTACGAGAAAGCCGGTATCAAAGAGCTCAAGATCGAGAAAGAATCCATTCATAAAACATTAGAAATCGATGTGAAAAAACCATCATGGCTCATCTTTTTATGGCTTGCCTCCGATAACAATCTCGATTATCAAGCGATACGTGATTTAGAAGAAATGAAAAACGCTGCACGGGATGTCTCTCTGATCATTCTATGGGATAGTTCAGATGAATCGAAAGATGGAATATACGTAATGGATGGTTCGACTCCAATTAGAATAGAAGAAACCGGTGAGATCAACAGTGGAGATGGTAATCTTCTTAAATATTATACTGAAAGGTTTAGTAAAATCGATTCAAACTACAAAGCCCTAATAATATGGAATCATGGCTTGGCCTGGGACGATCGAAATGTTTACAAAACCAAGGGTATTTCTTACGACGATCAAAGCAATGATTTTTTCACCATTCAAGAAATCTCAGATAATGTAACAGGTAACTGGGATGTATTTGGAATGGATGCTTGTTTAATGGGTTCTATAGAAGTAGTTTACGCTTTAAAGGATGTTGCCGATTACATCTTAGCTTCAGCACATAATATTCCAGGAACTGGTTGGGATTACAACTTCACAGGATCGATAAGTCAAAGTATACCCTTAGAGATGTGTGAAAAAATAGTCGATTCTTACAGAGATTTTTACAGTAATTTCCAAAATATCTCTCTTGCAGTTTATGAAACAAAATATATAAGTGGCGCCGTAGATTTGTTTAATGAATTTCTTTCAACAACCAACACAGAACTGCAAAAAAGTTCCTGGACGACTTACAGTTCAAGTTATTGTTTGTACGATCTTGGTGAAGTTCTTGAGAGTCTTCAAGCGACACAAGTTTGGAATGGGTTTAGTCAAGTTGTTGTATACAAGTATTTGTCAAATTCCAGACCAAAGAGTCTTGCTACAAGTATCTTTGTGTGTAAAGACATAGAAAAAATGAATTATGACTCAACAAGATTTGCCATAGACACAGTATGGGATGAATTTCTTTTAGGTCATTGA
- a CDS encoding HD-GYP domain-containing protein: MTVAFVLSALFFININHQKASQVEQLALQVFVAHLQYTAKGLSEGYFHWDDMFKAILRGDEGFLSRQVEEMKSLYPNLIKVDLIDENIEKEYEIGYENGFVRMKFGIYDDEGQLRVKDKSIYALFDSGGILTETGLKNVVRISYKNGDFKLVYSGRIFSFYSFIISLLIAFMTVISFESLRRFLIRQHYEYEGLEAIIEILSKKDSYTANHSKMVARISLELGKISRLSKRDLKLLYKAAILHDIGKIAVPESILNKLGKLSTQEYEIIQIHPEIGAQIVEKFPGLRETAKIIRYHHERLDGSGYPERLQGEQIPLLARILAVADVYSALIDDRPYRKAYTELEAIQIMKDMPLDQKFVDLLEECVRLKQHNIATEFSLKD; the protein is encoded by the coding sequence TTGACAGTTGCCTTTGTTTTATCGGCATTGTTTTTTATAAATATCAATCACCAGAAAGCCTCACAGGTGGAGCAATTAGCTCTACAGGTTTTTGTTGCACATTTGCAATACACCGCAAAGGGGTTGAGCGAAGGATATTTTCATTGGGATGATATGTTCAAGGCAATTTTAAGAGGTGATGAAGGGTTTCTAAGTCGGCAAGTTGAGGAGATGAAAAGCCTTTATCCAAATTTGATTAAGGTTGATTTGATAGATGAAAATATAGAGAAAGAGTACGAAATTGGCTATGAAAATGGTTTTGTCAGAATGAAATTTGGTATTTACGATGATGAAGGGCAGTTAAGGGTAAAAGATAAATCGATTTATGCCCTTTTTGATTCCGGTGGTATTCTCACAGAGACTGGATTGAAGAATGTCGTTCGTATATCTTATAAAAACGGTGACTTTAAACTCGTTTATTCTGGGAGAATTTTCAGTTTCTACAGTTTCATCATTTCTCTTCTTATAGCATTCATGACAGTCATATCCTTTGAGAGTCTAAGGAGATTTCTAATAAGGCAGCATTATGAGTACGAAGGTCTTGAAGCAATCATAGAGATTCTTTCCAAAAAGGACAGTTATACAGCAAATCATTCGAAAATGGTTGCTCGTATTTCATTGGAACTCGGAAAGATTTCAAGACTCTCAAAAAGAGATTTGAAACTCCTATATAAAGCAGCAATACTCCATGATATAGGGAAAATCGCTGTACCAGAGAGTATTCTCAACAAGCTTGGAAAACTTTCGACACAGGAATACGAAATTATTCAAATTCATCCCGAAATAGGTGCGCAAATCGTTGAAAAATTTCCAGGGTTACGAGAGACAGCAAAAATCATTCGGTATCATCACGAACGTCTTGACGGTTCTGGTTATCCAGAAAGATTACAAGGTGAACAAATACCATTACTTGCTCGAATTCTTGCTGTGGCAGATGTTTACAGCGCTTTGATAGATGACAGACCTTATAGAAAAGCTTATACAGAGTTAGAAGCAATACAGATAATGAAAGATATGCCATTGGATCAGAAATTTGTCGATTTGTTGGAAGAATGTGTAAGGTTAAAACAACACAACATTGCGACAGAGTTTTCTCTGAAAGATTAG
- a CDS encoding DUF6485 family protein, translating into MNCVNRERNLKSCNCSYPGCPRKGICCECLAYHRSHGELPACYFSKEDEKSWDRSIENFISKHK; encoded by the coding sequence GTGAACTGTGTTAACAGAGAAAGAAACCTCAAAAGCTGCAACTGTTCATACCCAGGATGTCCACGAAAGGGTATTTGCTGTGAGTGCCTTGCTTATCATAGATCTCATGGAGAACTTCCTGCGTGTTATTTTTCAAAGGAAGATGAGAAAAGTTGGGATAGATCGATTGAAAACTTCATCTCAAAGCACAAGTAG
- a CDS encoding ABC transporter permease — MNRQFFVFMKAYSLESVRNSVGLFFTVFFPVVFLLIFGFVFSGESSYRRTIGIYTDDAKIISALEELGSWDVKIYHDDKDLLSDVQESKIPIGVTTFGTSVSLYYQNNPSLIGEVKILELSLKGIIEKTINSPRKYIDIDSKQIQQTTTEISDFDYMMMGVIALSLFSNGMFSIITVFGNYRKKGTLRRLTLTGVEPIKIISSVSFVRLILSFLSLVVVLMLCSVIFKSNIQFNWFLLVPTVVFVTIGMMAIGVLLLSVFKNTNAASNAASILNTVMVFFSGVYFPINFMPSYIRWIAYILPVKYAADLVRYSANAQAMSTIYFVTTNIIFLVCGVVALWFSAKIFMKAD, encoded by the coding sequence ATGAATAGGCAATTCTTTGTTTTCATGAAGGCTTATTCATTGGAATCTGTGAGAAATTCAGTTGGTCTTTTCTTCACAGTCTTTTTCCCTGTGGTGTTCCTTCTGATCTTCGGATTTGTGTTCAGTGGTGAGAGTTCTTACAGAAGAACGATTGGAATATATACAGACGATGCAAAGATCATCTCAGCACTGGAAGAGTTGGGTAGTTGGGATGTAAAGATTTATCATGATGATAAAGATCTCTTGAGTGATGTGCAAGAATCAAAGATTCCAATCGGAGTAACAACCTTCGGAACAAGTGTTAGTTTATATTATCAAAACAACCCGTCGCTTATCGGTGAAGTAAAGATTTTAGAGCTTTCCTTGAAGGGAATTATTGAAAAAACCATCAATTCACCCAGAAAGTACATAGATATCGACAGTAAACAAATTCAACAAACCACTACGGAAATCTCGGATTTTGACTATATGATGATGGGCGTTATAGCATTGTCTTTGTTCTCGAATGGGATGTTTTCTATAATAACGGTTTTTGGAAATTACAGGAAAAAGGGTACCCTTAGAAGATTGACTTTGACTGGTGTTGAGCCAATCAAGATTATTTCGAGTGTCTCTTTTGTGAGATTGATTCTCAGTTTTTTGTCTCTTGTAGTTGTTTTGATGCTGTGTAGCGTGATCTTTAAGAGTAATATACAGTTCAATTGGTTTTTGTTGGTGCCAACCGTCGTTTTCGTCACGATTGGAATGATGGCGATAGGAGTCTTACTTTTATCTGTATTTAAAAACACGAATGCGGCGTCGAACGCCGCTTCAATTCTCAACACAGTTATGGTCTTTTTCTCGGGAGTATATTTTCCAATCAACTTCATGCCCAGTTATATAAGATGGATCGCCTATATTCTTCCAGTCAAATATGCCGCAGATCTTGTTCGTTACAGTGCGAATGCACAGGCTATGAGCACGATATATTTTGTAACGACAAATATCATCTTCCTTGTTTGTGGGGTTGTGGCTTTGTGGTTTTCTGCTAAAATCTTCATGAAGGCTGATTGA